One Denticeps clupeoides chromosome 3, fDenClu1.1, whole genome shotgun sequence DNA window includes the following coding sequences:
- the LOC114785854 gene encoding uncharacterized protein LOC114785854 isoform X3 gives MADAGTYQCAVKVPSIKGRGVSVDEFTVDEVELDVMEVSPKTSTVWPSSSSSSSSKTPTSSRGTAAPQAGTLSTTQPLFISENFSPTATAQTGPASPARSGRDAEMFLPDCEYEEIKDTGDHSETADTTTGGVSTAAQLLTNPSEGDIYSTIQLHAGASTESDKYASIIFHKKMNVSDSGASFRDETSCIYSNIGPHTGI, from the exons ATGGCGGACGCTGGGACCTACCAGTGTGCAGTGAAGGTCCCATCGATAAAAGGACGTGGTGTGTCTGTTGATGAATTTACTGTTGATGAAGTCGAATTGGATGTCATGGAGG TTTCACCCAAAACTTCCACAGTgtggccatcatcatcatcatcatcatcatcaaaaacgCCAACATCTTCGCGTGGTACTGCAGCACCGCAGGCAG GCACTTTATCAACGACACAGCCATTGTTCATTTCAGAGAACTTCTCACCGACGGCCACAGCACAGAcag GTCCTGCCTCCCCAGCAAGAAGTGGGCGGGATGCAGAG ATGTTCCTGCCAGACTGTGAGTATGAGGAGATTAAGGACACCGGGGATCACTCAGAGACTGCAGATACCACGACAGGAGGTGTTTCTACCGCTGCCCAGTTACTCACGAACCCCTCTGAAGGCGACATATACTCGACTATTCAGCTACATGCAGGCGCGTCCACAGAATCTGACAAATACGCGTCCATCATTTTTCACAAGAAAATGAACGTGAGTGACAGCGGCGCCTCATTTCGTGATGAGACGTCCTGCATCTATTCCAACATCGGTCCACACACTGGCATCTAG
- the LOC114785854 gene encoding uncharacterized protein LOC114785854 isoform X1, giving the protein MADAGTYQCAVKVPSIKGRGVSVDEFTVDEVELDVMEVSPKTSTVWPSSSSSSSSKTPTSSRGTAAPQAGTLSTTQPLFISENFSPTATAQTGAVMGWSVILIVFLVCGITLLIFYKNRKSRKQRPASPARSGRDAEMFLPDCEYEEIKDTGDHSETADTTTGGVSTAAQLLTNPSEGDIYSTIQLHAGASTESDKYASIIFHKKMNVSDSGASFRDETSCIYSNIGPHTGI; this is encoded by the exons ATGGCGGACGCTGGGACCTACCAGTGTGCAGTGAAGGTCCCATCGATAAAAGGACGTGGTGTGTCTGTTGATGAATTTACTGTTGATGAAGTCGAATTGGATGTCATGGAGG TTTCACCCAAAACTTCCACAGTgtggccatcatcatcatcatcatcatcatcaaaaacgCCAACATCTTCGCGTGGTACTGCAGCACCGCAGGCAG GCACTTTATCAACGACACAGCCATTGTTCATTTCAGAGAACTTCTCACCGACGGCCACAGCACAGAcag GCGCTGTGATGGGTTGGTCTGTAATCCTGATTGTGTTTCTTGTGTGTGGAATCACTTTACtcatattttacaaaaacaggaaaagcagaaaacagc GTCCTGCCTCCCCAGCAAGAAGTGGGCGGGATGCAGAG ATGTTCCTGCCAGACTGTGAGTATGAGGAGATTAAGGACACCGGGGATCACTCAGAGACTGCAGATACCACGACAGGAGGTGTTTCTACCGCTGCCCAGTTACTCACGAACCCCTCTGAAGGCGACATATACTCGACTATTCAGCTACATGCAGGCGCGTCCACAGAATCTGACAAATACGCGTCCATCATTTTTCACAAGAAAATGAACGTGAGTGACAGCGGCGCCTCATTTCGTGATGAGACGTCCTGCATCTATTCCAACATCGGTCCACACACTGGCATCTAG
- the LOC114785854 gene encoding uncharacterized protein LOC114785854 isoform X2 → MADAGTYQCAVKVPSIKGRGVSVDEFTVDEVELDVMEVSPKTSTVWPSSSSSSSSKTPTSSRGTAAPQAGAVMGWSVILIVFLVCGITLLIFYKNRKSRKQRPASPARSGRDAEMFLPDCEYEEIKDTGDHSETADTTTGGVSTAAQLLTNPSEGDIYSTIQLHAGASTESDKYASIIFHKKMNVSDSGASFRDETSCIYSNIGPHTGI, encoded by the exons ATGGCGGACGCTGGGACCTACCAGTGTGCAGTGAAGGTCCCATCGATAAAAGGACGTGGTGTGTCTGTTGATGAATTTACTGTTGATGAAGTCGAATTGGATGTCATGGAGG TTTCACCCAAAACTTCCACAGTgtggccatcatcatcatcatcatcatcatcaaaaacgCCAACATCTTCGCGTGGTACTGCAGCACCGCAGGCAG GCGCTGTGATGGGTTGGTCTGTAATCCTGATTGTGTTTCTTGTGTGTGGAATCACTTTACtcatattttacaaaaacaggaaaagcagaaaacagc GTCCTGCCTCCCCAGCAAGAAGTGGGCGGGATGCAGAG ATGTTCCTGCCAGACTGTGAGTATGAGGAGATTAAGGACACCGGGGATCACTCAGAGACTGCAGATACCACGACAGGAGGTGTTTCTACCGCTGCCCAGTTACTCACGAACCCCTCTGAAGGCGACATATACTCGACTATTCAGCTACATGCAGGCGCGTCCACAGAATCTGACAAATACGCGTCCATCATTTTTCACAAGAAAATGAACGTGAGTGACAGCGGCGCCTCATTTCGTGATGAGACGTCCTGCATCTATTCCAACATCGGTCCACACACTGGCATCTAG